One segment of Amycolatopsis alba DSM 44262 DNA contains the following:
- a CDS encoding ArsA family ATPase, which produces MRILLFTGKGGVGKTTLAAATAAALAGRGRKTLVVSTDPAHSLGDAFGRVLGAEPSEVDTLLHAAQIDTRGLVDSTWRELRQELQNALAGAGLDSLDAEELTVVPGVDELLALTEVQRLAEHGPWETVVVDCGPTAETLRLLALPEAVSGYLTRVFKPGARRTAAAVRRLGAHLESLRTLLTDPATTTVRLVLTPERVVVAEARRTLSSLALRGILVDGLIVNRLMPAPGFWRGAAASWMRTRRTQQNAVLAELDGAGFGPAQVKPVEHRAVEPVGLAALQEIAYELYQGLDPLAGNEKGVTPLLQVSESDGGYRLRIAVPLHRDSEVDLARVDDDLAVTVDGFRRLIALPEMLRPCRITGAESDAHGLVVSLAGNRGPG; this is translated from the coding sequence ATGCGGATCCTGCTGTTCACCGGCAAGGGGGGTGTCGGCAAGACCACGCTGGCCGCGGCGACGGCGGCGGCACTGGCCGGGCGGGGCAGGAAGACACTCGTGGTCTCCACCGACCCCGCGCATTCCCTCGGTGACGCCTTCGGCCGCGTCCTCGGCGCCGAACCGTCCGAAGTGGACACGCTCCTGCACGCGGCGCAGATCGACACCCGAGGCCTCGTCGACAGCACCTGGCGCGAACTCCGGCAGGAACTGCAGAACGCGCTCGCGGGAGCGGGCCTCGACTCGCTCGACGCCGAAGAACTGACCGTCGTGCCCGGCGTCGACGAACTCCTCGCCCTCACCGAGGTCCAGCGTCTCGCCGAGCACGGTCCCTGGGAGACGGTCGTCGTCGACTGCGGGCCGACCGCGGAAACCCTGCGCCTGCTGGCCTTGCCCGAGGCCGTCTCGGGCTATCTGACGCGGGTGTTCAAACCGGGTGCGCGGCGGACGGCGGCCGCGGTGCGGCGCCTCGGCGCGCATCTGGAGTCGCTGCGCACCCTGCTGACCGATCCGGCCACCACCACCGTGCGGCTCGTGCTGACGCCGGAACGCGTCGTCGTCGCGGAAGCCCGCCGCACCCTCAGTTCCCTGGCCCTGCGCGGAATCCTGGTCGACGGCCTGATCGTCAACCGGCTGATGCCCGCGCCAGGGTTCTGGCGCGGGGCCGCGGCCTCGTGGATGCGGACCCGGCGCACGCAGCAGAACGCCGTGCTCGCCGAACTCGACGGCGCGGGCTTCGGGCCCGCGCAGGTGAAGCCCGTCGAGCATCGCGCCGTCGAGCCCGTGGGCCTCGCGGCGCTGCAGGAAATCGCGTACGAGCTCTACCAGGGTCTGGATCCCCTGGCGGGTAACGAAAAAGGTGTCACCCCGCTCTTGCAGGTGTCCGAATCGGACGGTGGGTACCGGCTGCGGATCGCCGTGCCGTTGCACCGCGATTCCGAAGTGGACCTGGCCAGAGTGGACGATGATCTCGCCGTCACCGTGGACGGTTTCCGGCGGCTGATCGCGCTGCCGGAGATGTTGCGCCCGTGCCGGATCACCGGTGCGGAATCCGACGCGCACGGCCTGGTCGTGAGCCTGGCCGGGAACCGGGGACCAGGGTGA
- a CDS encoding AMP-dependent synthetase/ligase — translation MREYSAPAANPVTDDENLADVVWANAERFSDVVSFRRQVDGTWLDVTAKDFAAQVLAVAKGMAQAGIAPGDRIGLMSKTRYEWTLIDFAIWAAGAVTVPIYDTSSAEQVHWILSDSAAKGVFVETDEHLATLESVKGRLDTLEHTWQIEAAEPAVDRLTAQGAELSDDDLHERRRIVKAGDLATIVYTSGTTGRPKGVELTHRNLLSEIRADIAAFPQLMEQGNSLLVFLPLAHVLARAIAVTALSARVTLGHTSDVKNLVADLGTFRPTFVVAVPRVFEKVYNSAKQKAHGDGKGKIFDAAEATAVAYSQAQDTGGAGLGLKVKHALFDKLVFSKLRAALGGRCIAAVSGGAPLGVRLAHFFRGIGVPVFEGYGLTETSAAACVGTQDGFRVGTVGRPVAGTSVRIADDGEILLKGDVVFGGYFNNAEATAEALEDGWFHTGDLGELDSDGFLKITGRKKEIIVTAGGKNVAPSGLEDTIKASPLVSQAMVVGDQRPFIGALITIDEEYFPSWKSQHGKPSGASVSDLAGDAELRAEIQTAVDQANSAVSQAEAIKKFTILSKDFTEAGGEITPSLKLKRNIVNKNYANDIEALYKK, via the coding sequence GTGCGCGAATACAGCGCCCCCGCCGCCAATCCGGTGACCGACGACGAGAACCTCGCGGACGTCGTCTGGGCGAACGCCGAGCGGTTCTCCGATGTCGTGAGTTTCCGCCGCCAGGTCGACGGAACCTGGCTGGACGTCACCGCCAAGGATTTCGCCGCCCAGGTACTGGCCGTGGCCAAGGGAATGGCACAGGCGGGCATCGCGCCGGGCGACCGGATCGGGCTCATGTCCAAGACCCGCTACGAATGGACCCTGATCGACTTCGCGATCTGGGCCGCCGGCGCGGTCACCGTCCCGATCTACGACACCTCCTCGGCCGAGCAGGTCCACTGGATCCTTTCGGACTCGGCGGCGAAGGGTGTGTTCGTCGAGACCGACGAGCACCTCGCGACGCTGGAGTCCGTCAAGGGACGCCTCGACACGCTCGAGCACACCTGGCAAATCGAGGCCGCCGAGCCCGCCGTCGACCGCCTCACCGCGCAGGGCGCCGAGCTGAGCGACGACGACCTGCACGAGCGCCGCCGCATTGTGAAGGCCGGGGACCTGGCCACGATCGTGTACACCTCGGGCACCACCGGCCGCCCCAAGGGCGTCGAGCTGACCCACCGGAACCTCCTCTCCGAGATCCGCGCCGACATCGCCGCGTTCCCGCAGCTGATGGAGCAGGGCAACTCGCTGCTGGTGTTCCTGCCGCTCGCGCACGTCCTCGCCCGCGCCATCGCGGTGACCGCGCTCAGCGCGCGGGTGACCCTCGGGCACACCTCGGACGTCAAGAACCTCGTCGCCGACCTCGGCACGTTCCGGCCGACGTTCGTCGTCGCCGTGCCGCGCGTGTTCGAAAAGGTCTACAACAGCGCGAAGCAGAAGGCGCACGGCGACGGCAAGGGCAAGATCTTCGACGCCGCCGAAGCCACCGCCGTCGCGTACAGCCAGGCACAGGACACCGGCGGCGCCGGGCTGGGCCTCAAGGTCAAGCACGCGCTGTTCGACAAGCTCGTCTTCAGCAAGCTGCGCGCGGCCCTCGGCGGCCGGTGTATCGCCGCGGTGTCCGGCGGTGCCCCGCTCGGCGTGCGGCTGGCGCACTTCTTCCGCGGCATCGGCGTCCCGGTGTTCGAGGGCTACGGCCTGACCGAGACGTCCGCGGCGGCCTGCGTCGGCACCCAGGACGGGTTCCGCGTCGGCACCGTGGGACGGCCGGTCGCCGGTACCTCGGTCCGGATCGCCGACGACGGCGAGATCCTGCTCAAGGGCGACGTCGTGTTCGGCGGCTACTTCAACAACGCCGAGGCGACCGCCGAAGCGCTGGAAGACGGCTGGTTCCACACCGGTGACCTCGGCGAGCTGGACAGCGACGGGTTCCTCAAGATCACCGGGCGAAAGAAGGAGATCATCGTCACCGCGGGCGGCAAGAACGTCGCCCCGTCCGGGCTCGAAGACACCATCAAGGCCAGCCCGCTGGTCAGCCAGGCGATGGTGGTCGGCGACCAGCGGCCGTTCATCGGCGCGCTGATCACCATCGACGAGGAGTACTTCCCGTCGTGGAAGTCGCAGCACGGCAAGCCTTCCGGCGCCTCCGTGTCCGATCTGGCAGGCGACGCCGAGCTGCGCGCCGAGATCCAGACAGCCGTCGACCAGGCCAACAGCGCGGTGTCGCAGGCCGAGGCGATCAAGAAGTTCACGATCCTCTCGAAGGACTTCACCGAGGCAGGCGGGGAGATCACGCCGAGCCTGAAGCTGAAGCGCAACATCGTGAACAAGAACTACGCGAACGACATCGAAGCGCTGTACAAGAAGTAA
- a CDS encoding metallophosphoesterase family protein, translating to MRVHVVSDVHGNADALKRAGDGADALIVLGDLLDFVDYREHDKGIMGALFGAEKVGEFARLRREGTRDETVAFSRSLWATLADPAAAVGEAIQDQYAVLFGALTAPTFATPGNVDDPSLWPEFAGDGIRVLDGEVAEFGGLRFGFIGGALLPPNVVPRRNGFWRPYLRTREEYDTAVGALENVDVLCTHVPPAVPELTYDVIARRSEIGSAALVGLIREQRPRWSVFGHVHQPLSARTRLGRTECRNVGHFKETAQPYVLRW from the coding sequence ATGCGGGTTCACGTGGTGTCGGACGTGCACGGAAACGCCGACGCGCTCAAACGCGCGGGAGACGGCGCCGACGCGCTGATCGTGCTGGGCGACCTGCTGGACTTCGTCGACTACCGCGAGCACGACAAGGGCATCATGGGCGCGCTGTTCGGCGCCGAGAAGGTCGGCGAGTTCGCGAGGCTGCGGCGCGAGGGCACTCGTGATGAGACCGTTGCCTTCTCGCGATCGCTGTGGGCCACTTTGGCCGATCCGGCGGCCGCCGTCGGCGAGGCGATCCAGGACCAGTACGCCGTCCTGTTCGGCGCCCTCACCGCGCCGACGTTCGCGACTCCGGGCAACGTCGACGACCCCTCGCTGTGGCCCGAGTTCGCCGGCGACGGCATCCGGGTCCTCGACGGCGAAGTGGCCGAGTTCGGCGGGCTGCGCTTCGGGTTCATCGGCGGCGCGCTGCTCCCGCCGAACGTGGTCCCGCGCCGCAACGGCTTCTGGCGGCCGTACCTGCGCACCCGCGAGGAGTACGACACCGCGGTCGGCGCGCTGGAGAACGTCGACGTCCTGTGCACCCACGTCCCGCCCGCCGTCCCGGAACTGACCTACGACGTGATCGCGCGACGGTCCGAGATCGGGTCGGCGGCGCTGGTGGGCCTCATCCGCGAGCAGCGGCCGCGCTGGTCGGTCTTCGGGCACGTCCACCAGCCGCTGTCCGCGCGGACGAGGCTCGGCAGGACCGAATGCCGTAACGTCGGTCACTTCAAAGAGACGGCACAGCCGTACGTGCTTCGCTGGTGA
- a CDS encoding MCE family protein, giving the protein MRRQRQKIAGVMAGVLVLAGCSDGGFSGLYNTPLPGGADLGDHPYRISAQFSDVLDLVPQASVKVNDVPVGRVENIDLAPDTRSAWVNMVVNGDIALPANALAELRQSSLLGEKFVDLHAPEKPQGTLAEGAKIPLDRTNRNPEVEEVLGALSLLLNGGGVEQIQKISHELNDALTGNEAEVRGLLSQVDKLATELDGHKGEILRAIDGIDKLSKTLVGQTQNLTNALDNLSPGLKIVTEQRDQLVGMLQSLNTLSGVATETINASKDSLVANLRALQPTLKKLSEAGQDLPTALRILLTYPFPDYAGNVIKGDYANVEAKIDLNLDTFLENMNNSSQPIIGLPGTKGTGAPGAIPFNNGAAPPVLPLPTGDLPQAPRTPQAPQGDVLGGVLGGILGPILGGGR; this is encoded by the coding sequence ATGAGGCGGCAGCGGCAGAAGATCGCGGGGGTGATGGCGGGCGTCCTGGTGCTGGCCGGGTGCAGCGACGGCGGTTTTTCGGGGCTGTACAACACACCCTTGCCGGGTGGCGCGGATCTCGGCGACCACCCGTACCGGATTTCCGCGCAGTTCTCCGACGTCCTCGACCTCGTACCGCAGGCGAGTGTGAAGGTCAACGACGTCCCGGTCGGCCGGGTCGAGAACATCGACCTCGCGCCGGACACGCGTTCGGCGTGGGTGAACATGGTCGTCAACGGCGACATCGCGCTGCCCGCGAACGCGCTCGCCGAACTCCGCCAGTCGAGCCTGCTGGGGGAGAAGTTCGTCGACCTGCACGCCCCCGAAAAGCCGCAGGGAACGCTCGCCGAGGGCGCGAAGATCCCGCTGGACCGCACGAACCGCAACCCCGAGGTCGAAGAGGTCCTCGGCGCGCTTTCCCTGCTGCTCAACGGCGGCGGGGTCGAGCAGATCCAGAAGATCAGCCACGAACTGAACGACGCGCTCACCGGCAACGAGGCCGAGGTCCGTGGGCTGCTGTCCCAAGTGGACAAGCTGGCCACCGAACTCGACGGGCACAAGGGCGAGATCCTGCGCGCCATCGACGGTATCGACAAGCTGTCGAAGACCCTGGTCGGCCAGACGCAGAACCTCACGAACGCGCTCGACAACCTCTCGCCGGGGCTCAAGATCGTGACCGAGCAACGGGATCAGCTCGTCGGCATGCTGCAGTCGCTGAACACGCTGTCCGGGGTCGCGACCGAGACGATCAACGCCAGCAAGGACTCGCTGGTGGCGAACCTCCGGGCGTTGCAGCCGACGCTGAAGAAGCTGAGCGAGGCGGGCCAGGACCTGCCGACCGCGCTGCGGATCCTGCTCACGTACCCGTTCCCGGACTACGCGGGCAACGTGATCAAGGGCGACTACGCGAACGTGGAAGCCAAGATCGACCTGAACCTGGACACCTTCCTGGAGAACATGAACAACTCGTCGCAGCCGATCATCGGACTGCCGGGGACCAAGGGCACCGGGGCGCCTGGCGCGATCCCGTTCAACAATGGCGCCGCGCCACCGGTGCTGCCGCTGCCCACCGGTGATCTCCCGCAGGCGCCCCGGACACCTCAGGCGCCCCAAGGGGACGTCCTGGGCGGCGTGCTCGGCGGGATCCTCGGGCCGATTCTGGGAGGTGGCCGGTGA
- a CDS encoding aminotransferase class I/II-fold pyridoxal phosphate-dependent enzyme — protein MTTAPVDVESARRDYAALVDRGLSLDITRGKPSPRQLDLADGLLALPGDVRKAEDGTDIRNYGGLKGLPELRRIFAGPLQVPAEQLLAAGNSSLELMHDSIVQAFLSKVPGAERRWADEASVKFLCPVPGYDRHFALAERFGIELIQVPLTETGPDMDVVERLVAEDASVKGIWCVPKYSNPTGVTYSDDTVRRLAAMTTAAPDFRIFWDNAYAVHHLTDVEAPLADLFALAGEAGNADRVLVFGSTSKVTYAGGGVGFFGASEANLAWWTGLIGKRTIGPDKVNQLRHAQFLRDEDGVRAHMRKHAELIGPKFAAVDEILTKELGDSGLASWTKPTGGYFISLTVPSGTAKEVVRLAKEAGIALTPAGATHPYGDDPEDAVIRIAPTFPELAEVEEAIRGLAVCVRLAAATKS, from the coding sequence ATGACCACTGCACCTGTCGATGTCGAGAGCGCCCGCCGCGACTACGCGGCCCTCGTCGACCGTGGCCTCTCCCTGGACATCACCCGCGGCAAGCCGTCCCCCCGCCAGCTGGACCTCGCCGACGGGCTGCTCGCTCTCCCCGGAGACGTGCGCAAGGCCGAGGACGGCACGGACATCCGCAACTACGGCGGCCTCAAGGGCCTGCCCGAGCTGCGCCGCATCTTCGCCGGACCGCTGCAGGTCCCGGCCGAGCAGCTGCTGGCCGCGGGCAACTCCAGCCTGGAACTCATGCACGACTCGATCGTGCAGGCCTTCCTCAGCAAGGTCCCCGGCGCCGAGCGCCGCTGGGCCGACGAAGCGAGCGTCAAGTTCCTGTGCCCCGTGCCCGGCTACGACCGGCACTTCGCGCTCGCCGAGCGCTTCGGCATCGAACTGATCCAGGTCCCCCTCACCGAGACCGGCCCGGACATGGACGTCGTCGAGCGTCTCGTCGCCGAAGACGCCTCGGTCAAGGGCATCTGGTGCGTGCCGAAGTACAGCAACCCGACCGGCGTCACCTACAGCGACGACACCGTGCGCCGCCTGGCCGCGATGACCACGGCCGCCCCGGACTTCCGGATCTTCTGGGACAACGCCTACGCCGTGCACCACCTCACCGACGTCGAGGCGCCGCTGGCCGACCTGTTCGCGCTGGCGGGCGAGGCGGGCAACGCCGACCGTGTGCTCGTCTTCGGCTCCACTTCGAAGGTGACCTACGCCGGGGGCGGGGTCGGCTTCTTCGGCGCGTCCGAGGCCAACCTGGCCTGGTGGACCGGCCTCATCGGCAAGCGGACCATCGGCCCGGACAAGGTCAACCAGCTCCGGCACGCGCAGTTCCTGCGCGACGAGGACGGCGTCCGTGCGCACATGCGCAAGCACGCCGAGCTCATCGGGCCGAAGTTCGCGGCCGTCGACGAGATCCTGACCAAGGAACTGGGCGACTCGGGCCTCGCGTCCTGGACCAAGCCGACCGGCGGGTACTTCATCTCGCTGACCGTGCCGTCCGGGACCGCCAAGGAGGTCGTGCGGCTGGCCAAGGAGGCGGGTATCGCCCTGACCCCGGCCGGCGCGACGCACCCGTACGGCGACGACCCCGAGGACGCCGTCATCCGCATCGCGCCGACGTTCCCCGAGCTGGCCGAGGTCGAAGAGGCCATCCGCGGTCTCGCCGTCTGCGTTCGCCTCGCGGCGGCGACGAAGAGCTAG
- a CDS encoding ferritin-like domain-containing protein, whose protein sequence is MFGKPFVRTLISRSAENRTDRRRFLKAAGAAGLGVVGATYLGVQATSTASATGEAAAAAPSDSAVLNFALNLEYLEAEFYSFAVYGHGLPDDLTGGAGTQGGVRGGKKVMFHDKALHQFAKEIAGDEVAHVKFLRGALGEAAVSRPEIDLKDSFTAAAKAAGLISGYQQFDPFAHEKNFLLAAFLFEDVGVTAYKGAAPLITNKTFLDAAAGILAAEAYHAATIRTSLFDRDLGDAAAKISNARDALDGPGDDDQGVLLGNQANIVPTDNNGICFGRGADRVLNVVYLNPGPVKEGGFFPKGVNGDIVASGGA, encoded by the coding sequence GTGTTCGGAAAGCCCTTTGTTCGCACCCTGATATCGCGCAGTGCCGAGAACCGCACGGATCGCCGCCGGTTCTTGAAGGCCGCCGGCGCGGCGGGGCTCGGTGTCGTCGGCGCGACGTACCTCGGGGTGCAGGCCACCTCGACCGCTTCGGCGACAGGTGAAGCCGCCGCGGCCGCTCCCAGCGACTCGGCCGTGCTCAATTTCGCGCTCAACCTGGAGTACCTCGAAGCCGAGTTCTACTCCTTCGCCGTCTACGGCCACGGGTTGCCGGACGATCTCACCGGCGGCGCCGGTACCCAGGGCGGGGTGCGCGGCGGCAAGAAGGTGATGTTCCACGACAAGGCGCTGCACCAGTTCGCGAAGGAGATCGCGGGCGACGAGGTCGCGCACGTCAAGTTCCTGCGTGGCGCGCTCGGCGAGGCCGCCGTCTCCCGGCCGGAGATCGACCTCAAGGACAGCTTCACCGCCGCCGCGAAGGCGGCCGGGCTGATCAGCGGGTACCAGCAGTTCGACCCGTTCGCCCACGAGAAGAACTTCCTGCTCGCGGCGTTCCTGTTCGAGGACGTCGGCGTGACGGCGTACAAGGGCGCCGCCCCGCTGATCACCAACAAGACGTTCCTGGACGCGGCCGCCGGCATCCTGGCCGCCGAGGCGTATCACGCCGCCACCATCCGGACGTCGCTGTTCGACCGGGATCTCGGCGACGCGGCGGCCAAGATCTCCAACGCCCGCGACGCTCTCGACGGTCCCGGTGACGACGACCAGGGTGTCCTGCTCGGCAACCAGGCCAACATCGTGCCGACCGACAACAACGGGATCTGCTTCGGCCGCGGCGCCGACCGGGTGCTCAACGTCGTCTACCTGAACCCTGGCCCGGTGAAGGAAGGCGGCTTCTTCCCCAAGGGGGTCAACGGCGACATCGTCGCCAGCGGCGGCGCGTGA
- a CDS encoding SRPBCC family protein has product MAEQSTQSIEVDAEPERVMAVIADFPAYPEWAKAVRETEVLGEDGEGRAKQVKLTLDAGPIKDVYTLEYDWDADGQGVSWRLVKGQMQKAQNGRYALEALGTGRTKVTYTLSVELALPMIGLLRRKAEKMVMDTALKELKKRAEAS; this is encoded by the coding sequence ATGGCCGAGCAGTCCACGCAATCCATCGAGGTCGACGCCGAGCCCGAGCGGGTCATGGCCGTCATCGCCGACTTTCCCGCGTACCCGGAATGGGCCAAGGCCGTCCGGGAGACCGAGGTACTCGGCGAGGACGGCGAGGGTCGCGCCAAGCAGGTGAAACTCACTCTCGACGCCGGACCGATCAAGGACGTCTACACCCTCGAGTACGACTGGGACGCCGACGGCCAGGGAGTCAGCTGGCGCCTGGTCAAGGGGCAGATGCAGAAGGCCCAGAACGGCCGTTACGCCCTCGAAGCGCTGGGCACCGGCCGCACCAAGGTGACGTATACGCTGTCCGTCGAGCTGGCGCTGCCGATGATCGGGCTGCTGCGCCGCAAGGCCGAGAAGATGGTCATGGACACCGCGCTCAAGGAGCTCAAGAAGCGCGCTGAAGCATCCTGA
- a CDS encoding FAD-dependent oxidoreductase produces MKAVIIGGGISGTVTAMALRQAGIEASVHEAHPSGGEDAGAFLTIMHNGMDALHAIGADGPVVDNSFAAAGLELVTPDGKTVERRSFDVDGLAGPRTLTRAVLYRALQEEAISRGITFERGKRLVSASPGIARFEDGSTAEGDILIGADGLRSVVRNIIDPACPPPRSTGLDVVYGYTTDTSVPQAPSLYRMIQSLHAFFGYTSAPDGSTYWFARLPTAEGVWSGLSPAEWRTAAFVAFDGEPLPAAEIIESTGDEVFGGHSYDVPSTPVWFTESMVLVGDAAHAASPAAGQGASMALEDSVVLAQCLRDLPDAPTAFAAYERLRRPRVEELVANSAAVSSGTTSDRDRNWLYRHHIDWDATIPRT; encoded by the coding sequence GTGAAGGCAGTGATCATCGGCGGCGGCATCTCGGGCACGGTGACCGCGATGGCGTTGCGGCAGGCCGGGATCGAGGCGAGCGTCCACGAGGCGCATCCGTCCGGCGGTGAGGACGCGGGCGCGTTCCTGACGATCATGCACAACGGCATGGACGCGTTGCACGCGATCGGCGCCGACGGGCCGGTGGTCGACAACTCCTTCGCCGCCGCCGGGCTGGAGCTCGTCACACCGGACGGGAAGACCGTCGAGCGGCGGTCCTTCGACGTGGACGGCCTCGCCGGACCGCGCACGTTGACGCGGGCGGTTCTTTATCGCGCGCTGCAAGAGGAAGCGATCTCGCGCGGGATCACCTTCGAGCGCGGGAAGCGGCTGGTGTCCGCCTCGCCGGGGATCGCGCGGTTCGAGGACGGTTCCACCGCCGAAGGCGACATCCTGATCGGCGCCGACGGCCTGCGGTCGGTCGTCCGGAACATCATCGACCCGGCGTGCCCGCCTCCGCGCTCGACGGGTCTCGACGTCGTCTACGGCTACACGACCGACACGAGCGTCCCGCAGGCGCCGTCCCTCTATCGGATGATCCAGAGCCTGCACGCCTTCTTCGGCTACACGAGCGCCCCCGACGGCTCGACGTACTGGTTCGCGCGGCTTCCCACGGCCGAAGGAGTGTGGTCGGGCCTGTCCCCGGCCGAATGGCGCACGGCGGCTTTCGTCGCTTTCGACGGGGAACCGTTGCCCGCCGCGGAAATCATCGAGTCGACCGGCGACGAGGTCTTCGGCGGTCACTCCTACGACGTGCCTTCGACGCCGGTGTGGTTCACCGAGTCGATGGTGCTCGTGGGCGACGCGGCGCACGCGGCCTCGCCCGCCGCGGGGCAGGGCGCGTCGATGGCGCTGGAGGACAGTGTCGTGCTGGCCCAGTGCCTGCGGGATCTTCCTGACGCGCCAACGGCTTTCGCGGCCTACGAGCGGCTGCGGCGGCCGCGGGTCGAGGAGCTGGTGGCGAACAGCGCCGCGGTTTCGTCGGGGACGACGTCGGACCGGGACCGGAACTGGCTTTACCGGCACCACATCGACTGGGACGCGACGATCCCCCGCACTTAG
- a CDS encoding MCE family protein — protein sequence MITRKTKIQMAVFLVIAVVSVVYAGGKYAGLDRLFGTRGYLVTAQLVDSGGIFVNAEVSYRGVAVGKVASMTLTEHGIDLGLDIDQGAPKIPADTKAAVANRSAVGEQYVDLLPMHENGPYLAEGSVIKRDKTSIPLAPDTVLSNLDKLVSSVKPESLKTVVDETYEAFANAGPDLRQLLDSTGSLTATATQYLPDTQGLLANSRTVLDTQRRQADNITRFSSGLKTIAAQLKTSDPDLRRVIDEAPKLSRQISDVLAVSGTDLGVLFANTLTTAQITSARTDAIEELLVAYPIISAFSRSTSPDGTGHLGVVFNFFDPVSCTKGYEGTKQRPANDTTEAPVNTQAYCAEPPGSPTGVRGSQNAPYAGKPPAVPEKPKQTPQAAESAQLPGVLNLLTGSVPGGLGALLGGK from the coding sequence GTGATCACGCGCAAGACCAAGATCCAGATGGCGGTGTTCCTCGTCATCGCGGTGGTTTCGGTCGTCTACGCGGGCGGCAAGTACGCCGGGCTGGACAGGCTCTTCGGCACCCGCGGCTACCTCGTCACCGCGCAACTCGTGGACTCCGGCGGCATCTTCGTCAACGCCGAGGTCTCCTACCGCGGCGTCGCGGTCGGCAAGGTCGCCTCGATGACACTCACCGAGCACGGGATCGACCTCGGCCTCGACATCGATCAGGGCGCGCCGAAGATCCCCGCGGACACCAAGGCCGCGGTCGCGAACCGGTCGGCGGTGGGGGAGCAGTACGTCGATCTGCTGCCCATGCACGAAAACGGGCCGTACCTGGCCGAAGGTTCCGTCATCAAACGGGACAAGACGTCGATCCCGCTCGCGCCGGACACCGTGCTGTCCAATTTGGACAAACTGGTGTCGAGCGTGAAGCCGGAATCGCTGAAGACCGTCGTCGACGAGACCTACGAGGCGTTCGCGAACGCCGGCCCGGATCTGCGGCAGCTGCTGGACAGCACCGGTTCGCTCACCGCGACCGCGACGCAGTATCTGCCCGACACCCAGGGCCTGCTGGCGAACTCACGGACGGTGCTGGACACCCAGCGGCGGCAGGCGGACAACATCACCCGGTTCTCCAGCGGGCTCAAGACGATCGCCGCACAGCTGAAGACGTCCGACCCGGATTTGCGGCGCGTGATCGACGAAGCGCCCAAGCTGAGCCGCCAGATCAGCGACGTCCTCGCGGTTTCGGGGACGGACCTCGGGGTGCTGTTCGCGAACACGCTCACCACCGCGCAGATCACGTCCGCCCGCACCGACGCGATCGAGGAACTCCTGGTCGCGTACCCGATCATCTCGGCGTTCTCGCGGTCGACGTCGCCGGACGGCACCGGGCACCTCGGCGTCGTGTTCAACTTCTTCGACCCGGTCTCGTGCACGAAGGGTTACGAGGGCACGAAACAGCGTCCGGCCAACGACACCACCGAAGCGCCGGTGAACACCCAGGCGTACTGCGCCGAGCCACCGGGAAGCCCCACAGGCGTGCGAGGCTCGCAGAACGCCCCGTACGCGGGGAAGCCGCCCGCGGTCCCGGAGAAGCCGAAGCAGACCCCTCAGGCGGCGGAATCCGCCCAGCTGCCGGGTGTGCTGAACCTGCTCACCGGATCCGTACCGGGCGGACTGGGCGCGTTGCTGGGCGGTAAGTAG